CACCTACGTGGACCCTGCCACTGCCCCGCTGCCGCGCAACCGCATCATGGAACTGCTGCAGGCTGCGGGTGTCGCCACGCGTCCTGGCACCCATGCCGTGCACATGCTCGGCTATTACGCCAGGCGCTACAGCATCAGTCCCACCGACTACCCCGGCGCCATGGACTGCGACCGCAACACCATGGCGATCCCGCTGCACAACCGCATGGACGAGGCCGACTACCGCCACGTGGTCGCCTGCCTGAAGGCCATCGGCTGAACCCATGTGCGCGGTAATCGGCGTTATCCACCTTGATGGTGGACCGGTGTCGCCGGTCGTGCTCAAGCGCATGACCGACGTGATCGCGCATCGTGGGCCCGACGGTGAAGGCCACTGGATCGAGGGGAATGTGGGGCTCGGACACCGCCGCCTGGCGATCATTGACCTCAGCCCGGCCGGTCACCAACCCATGGTGAGCGCCGACCACCGCTGGGTACTCAGCTACAACGGCGAGATCTACAACTTTCGCGAGCTTCGCGCGGAACTTGAGGCGGCTGGCGTCTGGTTTCGTAGCCAGACCGACAGCGAGGTTGTCCTCTACGCGCTCGCCCGCTGGGGCACCGATGCTCTGCTCAAGTTCAACGGCATGTTTGCGCTCGCTTTGTGGGACCGCAAGGAACGCACCCTGCTGCTCGCGAGAGATCGCTACGGCATCAAGCCCATCTACTACAGCGACCAGTCGGGCACGTTCGCGTTCGGATCCGAACAGAAGGCGATCACCGCGCAGCCCGGCTTCCGCCGCGTGCTCAACAAGCCCGCGCTACTCGAGTACTTCACCTTCCAGAACATCTTCACGGACCAGACGCTGCTCCAGGACATCCGCATCCTGCCGGCTGGTCACTTCCTGACGCTCCGCGCCGAAGAAGGCGCCCGCCCCGCCCTGCACCGCTACTGGGACTACCGCTTCCGCGAGCCCGAGAAGCCGCTTCGCCGCGAGGACTACATCGAGGAGCTCGACCGTCTCTTCAGGCAGGCCGTGAACCGCCAGCTCGTGAGTGATGTGGAACTGGGTGCATATCTCTCGGGCGGCATGGATTCGAGCTCCATCACGGCGATTGCCGCCCAGAGTTTCCCGAACCTCAAGACCTTCACCTGCGGGTTCGACCTCAGTTCCGCC
The sequence above is a segment of the Verrucomicrobiota bacterium genome. Coding sequences within it:
- the asnB gene encoding asparagine synthase (glutamine-hydrolyzing), whose protein sequence is MCAVIGVIHLDGGPVSPVVLKRMTDVIAHRGPDGEGHWIEGNVGLGHRRLAIIDLSPAGHQPMVSADHRWVLSYNGEIYNFRELRAELEAAGVWFRSQTDSEVVLYALARWGTDALLKFNGMFALALWDRKERTLLLARDRYGIKPIYYSDQSGTFAFGSEQKAITAQPGFRRVLNKPALLEYFTFQNIFTDQTLLQDIRILPAGHFLTLRAEEGARPALHRYWDYRFREPEKPLRREDYIEELDRLFRQAVNRQLVSDVELGAYLSGGMDSSSITAIAAQSFPNLKTFTCGFDLSSASGIELAFDERAKAEAMSAKFKTEHYEMVLKAGDMERSLPAVARHLEEPRVGQSYPNYYAAKLTSKFVKVVLSGSGGDELFGGYPWRYYRAANCQNFEQYIDQYYLYWQRLVDNRTLKTMFAPVWSEVSHVWTRDIFRDVFATHDNELQRPEDYINHSL